The following are encoded in a window of Cryptococcus neoformans var. neoformans B-3501A chromosome 13, whole genome shotgun sequence genomic DNA:
- a CDS encoding hypothetical protein (Match to ESTs gb|CF186193.1|CF186193, gb|CF192936.1|CF192936, gb|CF186447.1|CF186447; Similar to gi|46098248|gb|EAK83481.1| conserved hypothetical protein [Ustilago maydis 521], FASTA scores: opt: 1534, E(): 1.8e-91, (50.964% identity (77.516% similar) in 467 aa overlap (39-492:28-487)); HMMPfam hit to Thioredoxin, Thioredoxin, score: 305.6, E(): 7.5e-89), protein MKFSSKLSLALVAALPNLASVLASDVLDLTESTFQKEIAGEDLALVEFFAPWCGHCKNLAPHYEEAATELKEKNIKLAKVDCTVEQGLCGEFGVNGYPTLKVFRNGSPTDYAGTRKADGIISYMTKQSLPAISDVTPESHDTFIKSDNVVLVAYGDDAHPVPEAFKQYAKGARDSYLFGQYLSNDLPSIPENPSLPAIVLYKDFDEGYAVFPSGEIAHADVDELSEFVKQNSIPLFDEISPENFGSYAEQGIPIAYLFVDPNEASAREKLVEELKPLAKELKGIVNFVYIDAIKFIDHGKSLNLPGDSWPAFVIQDLADQTKFPLTSKATAENIKDFVKKYVVGEISPSIKSEPIPATQGPVYKLVADDWDNVYGDESKDVFAEFYAPWCGHCQRLAPIWDTLGEKYAGNNNIIIAQMDATENDIPPSAPFRVQGFPTLKFRPAGSSEFIDYTGDRSLDSLVEFVETNRKSDADVAEEEWEDEDETPEHDEL, encoded by the exons ATGAAGTTCTCTTCAAAGCTCTCCCTCGCCCTCGTGGCCGCCCTCCCCAACCTCGCCTCCGTCTTGGCCAGCGACGTCCTCGATTTGACCGAGTCTACCTTCCAGAAGGAGATTGCCGGTGAAGACTTGGCTTTGGTTGA GTTCTTTGCTCCTT GGTGCGGTCACTGTAAGAA CCTTGCACCCCACTACGAGGAAGCCGCTACCGAGctcaaagagaagaatatCAAGCTTGCCAAG GTCGACTGTACCGTTGAGCAAGGTCTTTGCGGCGAGTTTGGTGTGAATGGATACCCAACGTTGAAGGTGTTTAGGAACGGTTCCCCTACCGACTATGCTGGTACCAGGAAAGCCGACGGTATCATTAGCTACATGACTAA GCAGAGCCTCCCCGCCATTAGCGATGTAACCCCTGAGTCTCATGACACGTTTATCAAGTCTGACAATGT TGTCCTCGTTGCCTACGGTGACGATGCCCATCCTGTCCCTGAAGCCTTCAAGCAGTACGCCAAGGGCGCCCGAGACTCATACCTCTTCGGCCAATACCTTTCCAACGACCTTCCTTCTATCCCCGAGAACCCCTCTCTTCCCGCTATTGTCCTCTATAAGGACTTTGACGAAGGTTATGCAGTCTTCCCGTCTGGCGAGATCGCCCATGCCGATGTTGACGAGCTCAGCGAGTTTGTCAAGCAAAACTCCATCCCTCTCTTTGACGAAATCTCTCCCGAAAACTTTGGCTCTTATGCCGAACAGGGTATCCCCATCGCATACCTCTTTGTCGACCCCAACGAGGCTTCTGCCCGTGAAAAGCTTGTCGAGGAACTCAAGCCCCTTGCCAAAGAGCTCAAGGGTATTGTCAACTTTGTTTACATTGACGCTATCAAGTTTATCGACCATGGCAAGTCTCTCAACCTCCCAGGTGACTCTTGGCCTGCCTTTGTGATTCAAGACCTTGCCGACCAGACCAAATTCCCTTTGACCAGCAAGGCCACCGCTGAAAATATTAAGGACTTTGTCAAGAAGTACGTTGTCGGTGAGATTTCTCCTAGCATCAAGTCTGAGCCTATTCCGGCCACCCAAGGTCCTGTTTACAAGCTTGTTGCCGACGACTGGGACAACGTTTACGGCGATGAGTCCAAGGATGTTTTTGCCGAGTTTTACGCTCCTTGGTGCGGTCATTGCC AACGTTTGGCTCCCATCTGGGACACTCTCGGTGAGAAGTACGCCGGTaacaacaacatcatcat TGCCCAAATGGACGCCACCGAGAATGACATTCCCCCTTCTGCCCCCTTCCGAGTCCAAGGCTTCCCGACCCTCAAATTCCGACCTGCCGGTTCTTCTGAATTCATTGATTACACTGGCGACAGGAGCCTCGACAGCCTTGTTGAGTTTGTAGAGACTAACAGGAAGAGCGATGCTGATGTCGCCGAggaggagtgggaggatgaggacgagacTCCTGAGCACGATGAGTTGTAG
- a CDS encoding hypothetical protein (Match to EST gb|CF192521.1|CF192521; Similar to gi|46096257|gb|EAK81490.1| hypothetical protein UM00105.1 [Ustilago maydis 521], FASTA scores: opt: 1910, E(): 8.1e-118, (48.237% identity (72.596% similar) in 624 aa overlap (7-615:15-628)); HMMPfam hit to Cu-oxidase, Multicopper oxidase, score: 113.4, E(): 5.5e-31): protein MYSTTALLASALALAATAAHAATHEHWWNITYSAANPDGLQERRVIGVNGTWPPPVLTATQGDVIIVHATNSLDDDTVGTSLHSHGMFFNHSNWYDGAVGVNQCPIPNGQTLDYVIDTTTQVGTYWIHGHLDGQNTDGLRAPVVIFPQNGTGRTDNVTWDAEFIVAAADWYHEEYPVLEQRDFLTWKNPTGAEPVPKSAVIYAAYQNGTYMSTNEEICAGEGVSDGLSLYFEPGKSYRIRMINMGTLAMFWAALEGHEMYIIEMDGIEVEPYLVDAVTISVAQRYSVWVRALNQTDRNYAFMFIQDTDMYDAVPDDLVLNNTIQIVYNSSAPPATPYIVYDIETFDDTKVVPLEQEDFLRNPDVEIDLHAYFDTYDDGTNRASFNNITYQMPTSTPSMLTALTMGNDSFNDAVYGAMTNAFAYRHNSIVQLTVYNWDAGFHPFHLHGHVFQLASKSFDVTSNDTDINPPLNESQSNPARRDTVVVPPTGKVVLRWRADNPGTWMFHCHIDWHLSSGLAAIMVEAPEAFQALASDVPEQITDQCRWWNKGTEGNVVGKFSTTDFAGQPWGPWPLKMGWTPKAIGALAGCIITALLGIATIIWYASGELDEEELEEEIKREVERKKSKVPIWKKVLKTEVKV, encoded by the exons ATGTACTCGACAACAGCTCTCCTAGCTTCGGCTCTTGCACTCGCAGCTACGGCAGCTCATGCTGCTACTCACGAACACTGGTGGAACATCACCTATAGCGCCGCCAACCCAGACGGC CTTCAAGAACGTCGCGTGATTGGTGTCAACGGAACATGGCC CCCCCCTGTCTTGACAGCCACCCAAGGCGATGTGATCATCGTTCACGCAACCAACAGCCTAGACGATGACACCGTCGGCACATCCCTCCATTCTCACGGCATGTTCTTCAACCACTCCAACTGGTATGACGGTGCTGTCGGTGTCAACCAATGTCCCATTCCTAACGGCCAGACACTCGACTATGTTATCGATACGACCACTCAAGTCGGCACTTATTGGATTCATGGTCATCTTGATGGACAAAATACTGATGGTCTACGAGCACCTGTTGTGATTTTCCCCCAGAACGGGACTGGTCGAACGGATAATGTTACGTGGGATGCGGAGTTTAtcgttgctgctgctgactG GTACCACGAAGAATATCCCGTTCTCGAACAACGTGACTTCCTCACGTGGAAGAACCCCACAGGTGCCGAACCTGTCCCCA AGTCAGCTGTTATTTATGCCGCTTATCAGAATGGAACATATATGAGCACTAACGAGGAAATATGCGCTGGTGAGGGTGTTAGCGATGGTCTGTCTCTTTACTTCGAACCTGGAAAGTCCTACCGAATCCGCATGATCAACATGGGTACCCTTGCCA TGTTTTGGGCCGCTTTGGAAGGTCATGAAATGTACATTATTGAAATGGACGGTATCGAAGTGGAACCATACCTTGTCGACGCTGTCACCATATCGGTTGCGCAAAGGTACTCCGTTTGGGTTCGAGCCCTGAATCAAACAGACAGGAACTATGCTTTCATGTTCATTCAGGATACCGATAT GTATGACGCCGTCCCCGACGATCTTGTTCtcaacaacaccatccaaATCGTTTACAACTCTTCCGCTCCACCTGCTACCCCTTACATCGTATATGATATCGAAACTTTCGATGATACCAAGGTGGTGCCTCTGGAGCAGGAAGATTTCCTCCGCAACCCGGATGTTGAGATTGACCTTCACGCCTACTTTGAC ACATACGACGATGGAACCAACCGAGCCTCGTTCAATAACATCACCTACCAAATGCCCACATCCACGCCGTCCATGCTCACCGCCCTCACTATGGGAAACGACTCATTCAATGACGCCGTTTACGGAGCAATGACTAATGCCTTCGCATATCGACACAACTCAATTGTTCAACTTACAGTATACAATTGGGATGCAGGTTTCCaccctttccatctccatgg CCACGTGTTCCAACTCGCCAGCAAGTCATTCGACGTCACCTCCAACGACACCGACATCAACCCTCCTCTTAACGAGTCCCAGTCTAACCCCGCTCGACGTGATACAGTTGTCGTTCCTCCTACTGGCAAGGTCGTACTCCGTTGGAGAGCTGATAACCCCGGTACTTGGATGTTCCACTGTCAT ATCGACTGGCATCTCTCCTCCGGCCTCGCAGCCATCATGGTCGAAGCCCCCGAAGCATTCCAAGCCCTCGCCTCCGATGTTCCTGAACAGATCACTGATCAATGCAGATGGTGGAACAAGGGTACTGAGGGTAATGTCGTTGGCAAATTCTCTACTACCGATTTCGCCGGCCAGCCATGGGGTCCTTGGCCGCTCAAGATGGGCTGGACACCAAAGGCAATTGGCGCGCTTGCTGGATGTATCATCACAGCGCTATTGGGTATAGCGACAATTATCTGGTATGCGTCTGGAGAattggatgaggaagagttggaggaagagataaagagggaagtggagaggaagaagtcaaaggTGCCCatttggaagaaggtcTTGAAGACTGAGGTCAAAGTGTAA
- a CDS encoding hypothetical protein (Match to ESTs gb|CF191689.1|CF191689, gb|CF192799.1|CF192799; Similar to gi|46445325|gb|EAL04594.1| hypothetical protein CaO19.12265 [Candida albicans SC5314], FASTA scores: opt: 887, E(): 2.6e-49, (36.493% identity (68.483% similar) in 422 aa overlap (3-412:7-424)); HMMPfam hit to FTR1, Iron permease FTR1 family, score: 218.0, E(): 1.7e-62) yields the protein MAKDVFSVPIFFIVFRETIEAAIIVSVLLSFVEQLMAAGSLAHDESEPSIENASNNGSAADAEDLTNPLTDKERRAKLVKRMRIQIWAGTAVGFFIALCIGAAFIAVFYTTLNDLWADTEQIWEGVFSVIAAGIIYIMATAFLKMDRSRIKWRWKLAAAFDRSQAKALAREKMSKHERKLAEKEGKSGKWALFLLPFITVLREGLEAVVFVGGVSLGIPATSIPLAVVVGIIAGFAVGYAIYRTGSTTTLHWFLVGSTSFLCLIGAGLLSKGVGFFQYYHFSKGVGGDVAETGDGPGSFQVAGNVWHLEYGNPETGSATTNGGWQIFNAIFGWNNTATLGTILSYVFYWILVIATLVYLKWKEGRFSFLGYKSAALQRRHAFREEKKAKEAARLQEGEECQTGARAGDGTQRNVEGGSSDEGKSPVLTPVDEKKIAALERH from the exons ATGGCAAAAGACGTTTTCTCAgtccccatcttcttcatcgtcttcc GTGAGACGATTGAAGCTGCTATCATCGTCTCcgtccttctttcttttgtCGAGCAGCTTATGGCCGCTGGTTCACTCGCCCACGACGAGAGCGAGCCCAGTATCGAAAACGCATCCAACAATGGATCAGCCGCGGATGCAGAAGACCTCACGAACCCTCTTACCGACAAGGAGCGACGAGCAAAGTTAGTtaagaggatgagaattCAAATCTGGGCGGGTACAGCTGTCGGTTTCTTCATTGCTCTTTGTATCGGTGCTGCTTTCATCGCTGTC TTTTACACCACACTCAACGATCTGTGGGCCGACACTGAACAAATTTGGGAAGGTGTCTTCTCCGTCATCGCTGCTGGTATCATCTAT ATAATGGCCACTGCCTTCCTCAAAATGGACAGAAGCCGTATCAAGTGGCGATGGAAGCTTGCCGCCGCTTTTGACCGAAGCCAAGCCAAAGCGCTCGCCCGTGAAAAGATGTCTAAGCACGAGAGAAAGCTtgcagaaaaggaaggcaagagTGGAAAGTGGGCATTATTCCTTCTCCCGTTCATCACTGTGTTGCGTGAAGGTCTTGAGGCTGTTGTCTTTGTCGGTGGT GTGTCCCTTGGTATTCCCGCTACCTCTATCCCGCTAGCCGTCGTTGTCGGCATTATTGCCGGTTTCGCTGTCG GCTACGCGATCTACCGAACCGGCTCTACCACCACTCTCCATTGGTTCCTCGTCGGttccacctctttcctctgtCTCATCGGGGCCGGTCTTCTGTCCAAAGGTGtcggcttcttccaatACTACCATTTCAGTAAAGGTGTGGGTGGGGATGTAGCGGAGACTGGAGATGGACCTGGTTCGTTCCAGGTTGCAGGGAATGTTTGGCATTTGGAGTATGGAAACCCAGAG ACTGGTTCTGCTACGACTAACGGTGGTTGGCAAATCTTCAACGCCATTTTCGGCTGGA ACAATACGGCCACCCTGGGCACTATCCTCTCCTACGTGTTCTACTGGATCCTCGTCATTGCCACTCTTGTCTATCTtaaatggaaggaaggccGTTTCTCGTTCCTTGGATATAAATCCGCCGCTCTTCAACGTCGTCATGCCTTtcgggaagagaagaaggccaaggaagCGGCTCGTCTGCAGGAGGGTGAGGAATGCCAAACCGGTGCTAGGGCGGGTGATGGAACTCAGCGGAAtgtggaaggagggagcAGTGATGAAGGCAAGAGTCCGGTTCTGACCCCCGTGGACGAAAAGAAAATTGCTGCGCTGGAGAGGCATTGA
- a CDS encoding hypothetical protein (Similar to gi|46099906|gb|EAK85139.1| hypothetical protein UM04042.1 [Ustilago maydis 521], FASTA scores: opt: 303, E(): 3.5e-13, (38.462% identity (68.531% similar) in 143 aa overlap (141-283:291-431))), whose amino-acid sequence MPFLELSPALNKLLDLFTFPIAHLIVVPLNNIYHSIRYLIYGRPFPNWSYRIYIAINRRRILANSYSWHRVAARDVEEDTLPTMSIKYTADCDLKKIDCPPFVEAEYSPEVLEKTRGITIREAVPSFWIQKRGGKSELDRAASPGERVIFFIVGGGYMVGHPLRLHTAWSLAKMTSARVFCVNYHKSLSDATAFPCSLLDTLAGIQYLVEEKSFETKNIMLCGDSAGANACLALARCLGEMEDLGSKRFGQVGSLCLQSVWGDLTSSSPSIKTNRYNDYVIDPETSYIPSHTRHFPNRTDPYFSPALAPSGSFSHLARHRVKVYVSAGSAEKFYDETLTLYAGMKRDKVNVRLRVFEGAVHSDFIFLDRPDIPGLGWSWEIMKKDIAEFWEVTA is encoded by the exons ATGCCATTCCTCGAGCTCTCTCCGGCGCTCAACAAGCTCCTCGACCTTTTCACCTTCCCTATCGCTCACCTCATCGTGGTTCCCTTGAACAATATCTATCACTCCATCCGTTACCTTATCTATGGTCGACCATTCCCCAACTGGTCTTATCGTATCTACATCGCCATCAACCGACGACGTATTCTCGCCAACTCGTACAGCTGGCATAGAGTGGCTGCTCgagatgttgaggaggataCTTTGCCTACGATGTCTATCAAGTATACTGCGGATTGCGATTTGAAAAAGATTGATTGTCCTCCCTTTGTCGAGGCGGAATACTCGCCCGAggtgttggagaagacgaggggGATCACCATTCGAGAGGCCGTACCAAGTTTCTGGATTCAGAAGAGGGGCGGTAAATCG GAGCTAGACCGAGCGGCTTCTCCAGGCGAAAGAGTCatattcttcatcgtcggtGGAGGCTACATGGTTGgacatcctcttcgccttcataCGGCTTGGTCGCTCGCCAAAATGACCAGCGCTCGAGTTTTCT GCGTAAACTACCATAAATCGCTTTCCGACGCCACAGCCTTCCCTTGTTCCTTACTCGACACCTTGGCAGGCATCCAATACCTTGTCGAAGAAAAAAGTTTTGAAACCAAA AACATCATGTTATGCGGAGACAGCGCTGGAGCAAATGCATgcctcgccctcgcccgATGtctgggagagatggaagatttggGTTCAAAGCGGTTCGGCCAAGTCGGTTCACTCTGTCTCCAATCC GTATGGGGCGATTTGACTAGCTCATCTCCGAGTATCAAAACCAATCGTTACAAC GACTACGTCATCGACCCAGAAACATCTTACATTCCCTCCCATACTCGCCATTTCCCCAACAGAACCGACCCTTACTTCTCCCCCGCCCTTGCTCCCTCTGGCTCATTCTCTCATCTTGCTCGACACCGGGTCAAAGTCTACGTTTCAGCAGGTTCGGCAGAGAAATTCTACGATGAAACCCTAACGCTATACgcggggatgaagagagataAAGTCAATGTGCGGCTCCGCGTC TTTGAAGGTGCAGTGCACAGTgatttcatcttcttggacAGACCTGATATCCCGGGCTTGGGATGGTCGTGGGAGAtcatgaagaaggacatCGCAGAGTTTTGGGAAGTCACGGCATGA
- a CDS encoding hypothetical protein (Match to ESTs gb|CF192465.1|CF192465, gb|CF190962.1|CF190962) has protein sequence MPNQTPMTLRMYHAVCSALSCLWHYPFPTHPVHSYDLHSSYTNTIQNVLSRLNHSSQQEEHRRLTTGRYSSYQNPFLHTTTTQQHTEPPQVPVLLAHHGFRQHHHPNATSTTRTVSSVLPSPVSYAITSQQSYVIERSSSKDVNTKQQVYPALPIIPTRLPPLPSTRRTSSHIEPQKTISSVRQPSLTLDPSIEPIDGLNIQQPSIPTFTVLQSPDMSFVDEIDWDQFLVDTDLGDKNTNVSPATSTSTLSSDQSAALDPQPINFGFGMGAFNSSPSTGITHRLENMLPEVTHDQFATSFGLFTGFDTGAFAQPATTPASSDSSAELLAAISQLVGSSTTSSPSAVEPLQLSLPPTPDSTSDYHTNSNKRKASDASDEGAPAPKRRGRPPGTGKPKAAKPMERRQSKTSSFSSVSPSSFNGTLPADDSDLEAASPAVKVTATGKPSTDRPKSVVPAKFLKDGTAQAILGMTIPEILSFPTYEELLKKVKVELLPGAREFGEKIADNRDKAKDAAKKSRDERRAKIERAEYFEKKCEQLQEQIASMSSFLMTLVELNVLKKDQIQAFV, from the exons ATGCCGAATCAAACTCCGATGACCCTGAGAATGTACCATGCGGTTTGCTC CGCTCTCTCTTGCCTTTGGCACTACCCCTTCCCAACACACCCCGTGCATTCATACGACTTACATAGCTCCTACACAAATACCATCCAGAATGTTCTCTCTCGCTTAAaccactcttctcaacaagaagaacaCCGTCGTCTAACAACAGGACGATACTCTAGTTATCAAAACCCCTTTTTACATACTACTACTACACAACAACACACCGAACCTCCCCAGGTTCCAGTTTTACTTGCCCATCATGGCTTCCGTcaacaccaccacccaAACGCGacctcaacaacaagaacaGTCTCTTCCGTGCTCCCAAGCCCGGTGTCCTACGCAATCACCTCCCAACAGTCTTACGTAATTGAAAGATCATCGTCCAAGGACGTTAACACGAAACA ACAAGTTTATCCAGCCTTGCCCATCATCCCGACACGacttccccctcttccttctacCCGACGTACTAGCTCACACATCGAGCCACAAAAGACGATCTCATCTGTTCGTCAGCCGAGTTTAACTCTGGATCCGTCTATAGAGCCCATCGACGGTCTCAATATACAGCAACCCTCTATACCTACCTTCACCGTATTACAGTCTCCAGATATGTCCTTCGTAGACGAAATTGACTGGGACCAGTTTTTGGTGGACACGGACCTTGGTGACAAGA ACACCAATGTCTCGCCAGCCACTTCCACCTCTACCCTCTCTTCCGACCAGTCGGCTGCCCTTGACCCACAGCCTATCAACTTTGGCTTTGGCATGGGCGCCTTCAactcttccccttcgacCGGCATCACCCACCGGCTTGAAAACATGCTTCCCGAAGTGACCCACGACCAGTTCGCTACTTCCTTTGGTCTCTTCACCGGATTTGACACGGGCGCTTTTGCCCAGCCGGCCACTACTCCTGCCTCAAGCGACTCTAGTGCCGAGCTTCTTGCTGCTATCAGTCAACTCGTCGGGTCTTCCACgacctcatctccttctgccGTCGAGCCTCTTCaactctctcttcctcctacccCTGACAGCACGAGCGACTACCACAccaacagcaacaagcgCAAGGCGTCTGACGCCTCTGATGAAGGTGCTCCCGCACCCAAGCGACGAGGCCGACCTCCTGGCACTGGCAAGCCCAAGGCTGCCAAGCCCATGGAGCGCCGACAGTCCAAGACTAGTTCCTTTTCATCCGTCTCTCCTAGCTCGTTCAACGGTACTCTTCCCGCGGACGACAGCGATCTCGAAGCTGCTTCTCCTGCCGTCAAGGTCACTGCCACCGGCAAGCCTTCCACGGATCGTCCCAAGTCTGTTGTTCCCGCCAAGTTCCTCAAGGACGGTACTGCTCAAGCTATCCTTGGCATGACCATTCCTGAGATTTTGTCCTTCCCTACCTACGAGGAACTCCTCAAGAAGGTCAAGGTCGAGTTGTTGCCTGGTGCCAGGgagtttggcgaaaagaTTGCCGACAACCGCGACAAGGCCAAGGACGCAGCCAAGAAGTCTAGGGACGAGAGGAGGGCCAAGATTGAGCGTGCAGAGTActttgagaagaagtgCGAGCAACTGCAAGAGCAGATCGCCAGCATGTCTTCATTCTTGATGACTCTTGTGGAGCTTAACGTTCTCAAGAAGGACCAGATTCAGGCTTTCGTTTAG